One window of the Dromaius novaehollandiae isolate bDroNov1 chromosome 25, bDroNov1.hap1, whole genome shotgun sequence genome contains the following:
- the NDUFA13 gene encoding NADH dehydrogenase [ubiquinone] 1 alpha subcomplex subunit 13 has translation MAAPKVKQDMPPPGGYGPVDYKRHLPRRGLSGYSLFALGIGSLLLGYYTIIKWNRERRRLLIEDLEARIALMPLLQAESDRRTLRLLRQNLDEEAKIMKDVPGWQVGESVFHTDRWVPPTLDELYYLRPTSELDNEKFGLQYYV, from the exons atggcggcgccgAAGGTGAAGCAGGACATGCCGCCGCCGGGCGGGTACGGGCCCGTCGACTACAAGCGGCACCTGCCGCGCCGCGGCCTCTCAg GTTACAGCCTCTTCGCGCTGGGCATCGGCAGCCTCCTGCTGGGCTACTACACCATCATCAAGTGGAACCGGGAGCGCAG GCGGCTGCTCATCGAGGACCTGGAGGCTCGGATCGCCCTGATGCCGCTGCTGCAGGCGGAGTCGGACCGCag GACCCTGCGACTGCTGCGGCAGAACCTGGACGAGGAAGCTAAAATCATGAAGGACGTTCCTGGGTGGCAG GTCGGAGAGTCCGTGTTTCACACCGACCGCTGGGTGCCCCCGACGCTGGATGAGCTCTACTACCTGCGGCCCACCAGCGAGCTGGACAACGAGAAGTTTGGCTTGCAGTACTACGTCTGA